Proteins found in one Miscanthus floridulus cultivar M001 chromosome 4, ASM1932011v1, whole genome shotgun sequence genomic segment:
- the LOC136548254 gene encoding agamous-like MADS-box protein AGL29, protein MVKGKAAMPRRKIEIKRIENEGARKVCFSKRRQGLFKKASELSILCGATVGSVVFSNSGRSFSFGHPSINDVADRFLNSVAPGDLVSGGASHDNSGAVMDTVHRLNIELSELQQALESENKKKERLQEAIEKEKGEHMMQCLNANVLELGLAELQEFQKCLEAVDSAVKEKTNQIIVAARQTTQGSQGSVPQPPMEIASISRYQFGQHISANSMAFTGPSSSNGFTDGFELNDPLRSGGLQDVYCGLGNFPNNQNHG, encoded by the coding sequence ATGGTGAAGGGTAAGGCAGCCATGCCAAGGAGAAAAATTGAGATCAAGCGCATCGAGAATGAGGGCGCACGTAAGGTTTGcttctccaagcgccgccagGGCCTGTTCAAGAAGGCTAGTGAGCTCTCCATTCTGTGTGGAGCAACGGTTGGTTCTGTTGTCTTCTCAAACTCTGGTAGGTCCTTTTCTTTTGGACATCCGTCCATTAATGATGTTGCAGACCGATTCCTCAATTCGGTTGCTCCTGGTGACCTTGTTTCGGGTGGTGCAAGCCATGATAACAGCGGGGCAGTAATGGATACTGTCCATAGGTTGAACATAGAGTTATCAGAGCTGCAACAGGCTCTAGAATCTGAAAACAAGAAAAAGGAGAGGTTGCAAGAGGCTATTGAGAAGGAAAAGGGCGAACACATGATGCAGTGCTTGAATGCTAATGTCTTGGAATTGGGTCTAGCTGAGCTGCAGGAATTCCAGAAGTGTCTGGAAGCAGTGGACAGTGCAGTCAAAGAGAAGACGAACCAGATAATAGTTGCAGCAAGGCAAACAACTCAAGGGTCACAAGGGTCAGTGCCACAACCACCTATGGAGATAGCTTCAATTTCGCGGTACCAGTTTGGTCAGCACATCAGCGCCAATTCAATGGCTTTCACAGGTCCTAGTTCGAGCAATGGATTCACTGATGGATTTGAACTCAATGATCCCTTGCGTAGTGGTGGTCTCCAAGATGTTTATTGTGGCCTGGGAAATTTCCCAAACAACCAGAATCATGGTTGA
- the LOC136548252 gene encoding agamous-like MADS-box protein AGL29 produces the protein MVKGKIKPIENEETRQMCFTKRRQSLFNKASELSILCGAMVGSVVFSTAGTSFSFGHPSIDDVANRFLNYSVTSDGPASGGESNDNSWAVTDTIHGLNLEYSELQQSLNSEKKKKEMLLEATQKEMGGRMMQLLNTDVSELSLDELQEFQKYLVAIHGVVEEKDNNKLETSQTQGLVPLTPMETAPDLQYQFGDEHISANPMASTAPTSSNNEFIDGLFEVNDPMLNGDLYDVCGLRNFPDNQNHG, from the coding sequence ATGGTGAAAGGTAAAATCAAGCCCATCGAGAATGAGGAAACCCGCCAGATGTGCTTCACCAAGCGTCGCCAAAGCCTGTTCAATAAGGCTAGTGAGCTCTCCATTTTGTGTGGAGCAATGGTTGGCTCTGTTGTCTTCTCAACCGCAGGTACGTCATTTTCTTTTGGGCATCCATCCATTGATGATGTTGCAAACCGATTCCTCAACTACTCGGTTACTTCTGATGGTCCTGCTTCGGGTGGTGAAAGCAATGATAACAGCTGGGCTGTAACGGATACTATACATGGGCTGAATCTAGAGTACTCAGAGCTGCAACAGTCTCTGAAttctgaaaaaaagaagaaagagatgtTGCTAGAGGCTACTCAGAAGGAAATGGGTGGACGTATGATGCAGTTGTTGAACACTGATGTCTCGGAATTAAGTCTAGATGAGCTGCAAGAGTTTCAGAAGTATTTGGTAGCAATACATGGTGTTGTCGAAGAGAAGGACAATAACAAGCTCGAAACGAGCCAAACTCAAGGATTAGTGCCACTGACACCTATGGAGACGGCTCCAGACCTGCAGTACCAGTTTGGTGATGAGCACATCAGTGCCAATCCTATGGCGTCCACAGCTCCTACTTCGAGCAATAATGAATTCATTGATGGATTATTTGAAGTCAATGATCCCATGCTTAATGGTGATCTCTATGATGTTTGTGGCCTGAGGAATTTCCCCGACAACCAGAATCATGGTTGA